In a genomic window of Streptomyces sp. SJL17-4:
- a CDS encoding TetR family transcriptional regulator → MTDPAPRRRGRPSRTEDESGPGARERILEAARAQFAERGYDKTSVRGIAKAAGVDAALVHHYFGTKDEVFAAAIEVSFEPATVVPAIVGGPRETIGERLARFFIGVWENPVSRAPLLAIVRSALTHEAAAKVLRTFVLRRLLERIADELDVPDPKFRAELAASHMIGIAILRYVIQVEPMASVDPEEIVAMVAPTLQRYLTEA, encoded by the coding sequence GTGACCGACCCGGCCCCCCGCAGGCGCGGCCGCCCGTCCCGTACCGAGGACGAGAGCGGACCGGGCGCGCGGGAAAGGATCCTGGAGGCGGCCCGCGCCCAGTTCGCGGAGCGCGGCTACGACAAGACCTCGGTACGCGGCATCGCCAAGGCGGCCGGCGTCGACGCGGCCCTCGTCCACCACTACTTCGGCACGAAGGACGAGGTCTTCGCCGCGGCGATCGAGGTCTCCTTCGAGCCCGCCACGGTCGTCCCGGCGATCGTCGGCGGCCCGCGCGAGACCATCGGAGAGCGGCTCGCCCGGTTCTTCATCGGCGTCTGGGAGAACCCGGTCAGCCGCGCCCCCCTCCTCGCGATCGTCCGCTCCGCGCTCACCCACGAGGCGGCCGCCAAGGTGCTCAGGACCTTCGTGCTGCGGCGGCTCCTGGAGCGGATCGCGGACGAGCTCGACGTACCGGATCCCAAGTTCCGCGCGGAGCTGGCCGCCTCCCACATGATCGGGATCGCGATCCTGCGGTACGTGATCCAGGTCGAGCCGATGGCCTCGGTGGACCCGGAGGAGATCGTGGCCATGGTGGCCCCGACCCTCCAGCGCTATCTGACCGAGGCCTGA
- the ilvD gene encoding dihydroxy-acid dehydratase, with amino-acid sequence MPELRSRTVTHGRNMAGARALMRASGVPGADIGRKPIIAVANSFTEFVPGHTHLQPVGRIVSEAITAAGAIPREFNTIAVDDGIAMGHGGMLYSLPSRDLIADSVEYMVEAHCADALICISNCDKITPGMLMAALRLNIPTVFVSGGPMEAGRATLVDGTVRTLDLVDAMSDAVNPKISDEDMLRIEENACPTCGSCSGMFTANSMNCLTEAIGLSLPGNGSLLATHTARKDLYENAARTVVEITRRYYDEDDASVLPRSIATRAAFENAMALDIAMGGSTNTILHLLAAAQEAELDYGLPDMDEVSRRVPCLAKVAPNVAKDRTYYMEDVHRAGGIPAILGELYRAGLLNEDVHSVHSRSIKEWLGAWDVRGGSPTDESVEMWHAAPGCVRSATAFSQSERWEALDVDAAGGCIRDAAHAYSKDGGLAVLHGNLAADGCVVKTAGVDESIWTFEGPAVVCESQDEAVEKILNKQVTDGDVVVIRYEGPRGGPGMQEMLYPTSFLKGRGLGKTCALVTDGRFSGGTSGLSIGHASPEAASGGTIALVEDGDRIRIDIPNRSIELLVDEATLAARRAALNGVYEPKNRQRKVSAALRAYAAMATSADKGAVRDVSKLG; translated from the coding sequence ATGCCCGAGCTGAGGTCCCGCACAGTCACCCACGGCCGCAACATGGCGGGCGCACGCGCCCTTATGCGCGCCTCCGGTGTACCCGGCGCGGACATCGGCCGGAAGCCGATCATCGCGGTCGCCAACTCCTTCACGGAGTTCGTCCCGGGCCACACCCACCTGCAGCCCGTCGGCCGGATCGTCTCCGAGGCCATCACGGCCGCCGGTGCCATCCCGCGCGAGTTCAACACGATCGCCGTCGACGACGGCATCGCGATGGGCCACGGCGGCATGCTCTACTCCCTGCCCTCCCGCGACCTGATCGCGGACAGCGTGGAGTACATGGTCGAGGCGCACTGCGCCGACGCCCTGATCTGCATCTCCAACTGCGACAAGATCACCCCCGGCATGCTGATGGCCGCGCTGCGCCTCAACATCCCGACGGTCTTCGTCTCCGGCGGCCCGATGGAGGCCGGACGCGCGACCCTGGTCGACGGCACGGTCCGCACGCTCGACCTGGTCGACGCCATGTCCGACGCCGTGAACCCGAAGATCTCGGACGAGGACATGCTCCGGATCGAGGAGAACGCCTGTCCGACCTGCGGCTCCTGTTCCGGCATGTTCACCGCCAACTCCATGAACTGCCTGACCGAGGCCATCGGCCTCTCCCTCCCGGGCAACGGCTCGCTGCTCGCCACGCACACGGCCCGCAAGGACCTGTACGAGAACGCGGCCCGCACGGTCGTCGAGATCACCCGGCGCTACTACGACGAGGACGACGCCTCCGTCCTGCCGCGCTCGATCGCGACCCGCGCGGCCTTCGAGAACGCCATGGCCCTCGACATCGCCATGGGCGGCTCGACCAACACGATCCTGCACCTGCTCGCCGCCGCCCAGGAGGCCGAGCTCGACTACGGCCTGCCGGACATGGACGAGGTCTCGCGCCGGGTGCCCTGCCTGGCCAAGGTCGCCCCGAACGTCGCCAAGGACCGTACGTACTACATGGAGGACGTGCACCGGGCGGGCGGCATCCCGGCCATCCTCGGCGAGCTCTACCGCGCCGGCCTCCTCAACGAGGACGTCCACTCCGTCCACTCCCGCTCCATCAAGGAGTGGCTGGGCGCCTGGGACGTGCGCGGCGGCTCCCCGACCGACGAGTCCGTCGAGATGTGGCACGCGGCCCCCGGCTGTGTCCGCTCGGCGACCGCCTTCTCGCAGTCCGAGCGCTGGGAGGCGCTCGACGTGGACGCGGCCGGCGGCTGCATCCGCGACGCGGCCCACGCGTACTCCAAGGACGGCGGCCTCGCCGTCCTGCACGGCAACCTCGCCGCCGACGGCTGCGTCGTGAAGACGGCCGGCGTCGACGAGTCGATCTGGACCTTCGAGGGCCCGGCCGTGGTCTGCGAGTCGCAGGACGAGGCCGTCGAGAAGATCCTCAACAAGCAGGTCACGGACGGCGACGTGGTCGTCATCCGCTACGAGGGCCCGCGCGGCGGCCCCGGCATGCAGGAGATGCTCTACCCGACCTCCTTCCTCAAGGGCCGGGGCCTGGGCAAGACCTGCGCGCTGGTCACGGACGGACGCTTCTCGGGCGGCACGTCGGGCCTGTCCATCGGCCACGCGTCGCCGGAGGCGGCCTCGGGCGGCACGATCGCCCTCGTCGAGGACGGCGACCGGATCCGTATCGACATCCCGAACCGTTCCATCGAGCTCCTCGTCGACGAGGCCACCCTGGCCGCCCGTCGTGCGGCGCTGAACGGCGTGTACGAGCCGAAGAACCGGCAGCGCAAGGTGTCGGCCGCCCTGCGCGCGTACGCGGCGATGGCGACGAGCGCCGACAAGGGCGCGGTCCGCGACGTGTCGAAGCTGGGCTGA
- a CDS encoding PQQ-binding-like beta-propeller repeat protein, whose protein sequence is MPPLRNTGADRNAEQPEYAGDYRLQACLGAGGMGVVHLAASASGLRLAVKVVHARYAEDPEFRARFRQEVAAARRVSGAFTAPVVDADPDAVRPWMATLYVPGPTLADQVKRNGPLAPAELRRLTAGLAEALRDIHRAGVVHRDLKPSNVLLTDTGPKVIDFGISRPVDSDLHTETGKLIGSPPFMAPEQFQRPREVGPAADVFALGSVLVHAATGHGPFDSDSPYIVAYQVVHDEPDLTGVPAELAPLVARCLAKEPTERPTPAQIMSALLPPSYAAEAFIPAQRRRPALPHGDERAHGEPGPAPAWDADTPVRATAPAPPRRGPRLGRVRLRPRLTLAVAAALALTGAGLYAAMSPPADGGTEPPARPDEVATAFAGWHTTLQMHGPTAAPACAHGGGALFCAARGVGLARLDPVTGKVAWSRTAPVEAESPVAPFLLAEGLVGAAAPADPLRAYAAADGAPGWTAGPAKPPEAYASAGSTVVLTDGRGGVRAVGSRDGKELWRHGLAGFGVPRPGPYDAPSGLLTVSETSADGTHTRVAEIRPGTGEQAWQRNLAGDLDPLGRTGDGALLLASRYQASLFDHLVVLDPGSGSVRELPLPHRIDVRGVAVRGAVVHLLDADGHLTAFDTAAPKGRVLWELETGAGNVSTPVMGPGDRLYFSVQDGRLLAVDTVRGALIGQTRPRLLNGRLEYAPLVPPPVVAGDRVFGTAPDGSVFAVDARDPASW, encoded by the coding sequence ATGCCGCCGTTGCGCAACACCGGTGCCGACCGGAATGCGGAGCAGCCCGAGTACGCGGGCGACTACCGCCTCCAGGCATGTCTGGGCGCCGGCGGCATGGGCGTCGTGCACCTCGCGGCCTCCGCCTCCGGGCTGCGGCTCGCGGTCAAGGTCGTGCACGCACGGTACGCGGAGGACCCCGAGTTCAGGGCGCGTTTCCGCCAGGAGGTCGCGGCCGCCCGCCGGGTCAGCGGGGCCTTCACCGCGCCGGTCGTCGACGCCGACCCCGATGCCGTACGCCCCTGGATGGCCACCCTCTACGTCCCCGGGCCGACCCTCGCCGACCAGGTGAAGCGGAACGGCCCGCTGGCCCCGGCCGAGCTGCGCCGGCTCACGGCCGGCCTCGCCGAGGCCCTGCGCGACATCCACCGCGCCGGGGTCGTCCACCGCGACCTCAAGCCCAGCAACGTCCTGCTCACCGATACCGGCCCCAAGGTCATCGACTTCGGTATCTCCCGGCCCGTCGACAGCGATCTGCACACCGAGACGGGCAAGCTCATCGGCTCGCCGCCGTTCATGGCGCCCGAGCAGTTCCAGCGGCCGCGCGAGGTCGGGCCCGCCGCGGACGTCTTCGCACTCGGCTCGGTGCTCGTGCATGCGGCCACCGGGCACGGCCCGTTCGACTCCGACAGCCCGTACATCGTGGCGTACCAGGTCGTCCACGACGAGCCCGATCTGACGGGCGTTCCGGCGGAGCTGGCGCCGCTCGTCGCGCGCTGCCTCGCCAAGGAACCCACCGAGCGCCCGACTCCGGCCCAGATCATGTCGGCGCTGCTGCCGCCCTCGTACGCGGCGGAGGCCTTCATACCGGCCCAACGGCGCCGGCCCGCCCTGCCGCACGGCGACGAACGGGCCCACGGCGAGCCGGGCCCCGCGCCCGCGTGGGACGCGGACACACCCGTACGGGCCACCGCGCCGGCTCCGCCCCGACGCGGCCCGCGCCTCGGCCGGGTGCGCCTCAGGCCGCGCCTCACGCTCGCCGTCGCCGCCGCGCTCGCGCTCACCGGGGCCGGTCTGTACGCGGCCATGAGCCCCCCGGCCGACGGCGGAACCGAGCCGCCCGCCCGGCCCGACGAGGTGGCCACCGCCTTCGCCGGCTGGCACACCACCCTCCAGATGCACGGCCCCACCGCCGCGCCCGCGTGCGCCCACGGCGGCGGCGCGCTGTTCTGCGCGGCCCGGGGCGTCGGCCTCGCCCGGCTCGACCCCGTCACGGGGAAGGTCGCCTGGTCGCGCACCGCGCCCGTCGAGGCGGAGTCCCCGGTCGCGCCCTTCCTCCTCGCGGAGGGCCTGGTCGGCGCCGCCGCCCCGGCGGACCCGCTGCGGGCGTACGCGGCCGCCGACGGCGCCCCCGGCTGGACCGCCGGACCGGCGAAGCCCCCCGAGGCGTACGCGTCGGCCGGGTCCACCGTCGTCCTGACCGACGGACGGGGCGGCGTCCGTGCCGTCGGAAGCCGCGACGGGAAGGAACTCTGGCGGCACGGCCTGGCCGGCTTCGGGGTCCCGCGCCCGGGACCGTACGACGCGCCCTCCGGTCTGCTGACCGTCTCCGAGACCTCGGCCGACGGGACGCACACGCGCGTGGCCGAGATCCGACCCGGGACCGGCGAGCAGGCCTGGCAGCGGAACCTGGCGGGCGACCTCGACCCGCTGGGCCGCACCGGCGACGGCGCGCTGCTGCTCGCCTCCCGCTACCAGGCCTCGCTCTTCGACCACCTGGTCGTGCTCGACCCCGGCAGCGGCTCCGTACGCGAGCTGCCCCTGCCCCACCGGATCGACGTCCGGGGCGTCGCCGTGCGCGGCGCGGTCGTCCACCTCCTCGACGCCGACGGGCACCTCACCGCCTTCGACACCGCGGCGCCCAAGGGGCGGGTGCTGTGGGAGCTGGAGACCGGCGCGGGGAACGTGTCCACACCGGTCATGGGCCCCGGCGACCGGCTCTACTTCTCCGTCCAGGACGGGCGGCTGCTCGCCGTCGACACCGTGCGCGGGGCGCTGATCGGCCAGACCCGGCCGCGGCTGCTCAACGGCCGGCTCGAGTACGCGCCCCTGGTGCCGCCGCCGGTGGTCGCCGGTGACCGGGTGTTCGGGACGGCCCCGGACGGATCGGTCTTCGCGGTGGACGCGCGCGATCCCGCCTCCTGGTGA
- a CDS encoding SH3 domain-containing protein, whose product MSTDENNTTMATTVTRYTVAPGYRVNVRSGPSTQYPIVRTLPLGATVTISCQKYGEWISGPYGTTRIWDNIAPGEYISDAYVRTGSDGFVAPRCA is encoded by the coding sequence ATGAGCACGGACGAGAACAACACGACGATGGCGACCACGGTCACCCGCTACACGGTCGCGCCCGGCTACCGGGTCAATGTGCGCTCGGGCCCGAGCACCCAGTACCCGATCGTCAGGACGCTGCCGCTCGGCGCCACGGTCACGATCTCCTGCCAGAAGTACGGCGAGTGGATCAGCGGCCCGTACGGCACCACGAGGATCTGGGACAACATCGCGCCGGGCGAGTACATCTCCGACGCCTACGTCCGCACGGGCAGCGACGGGTTCGTCGCACCGCGCTGCGCCTGA
- a CDS encoding ABC transporter ATP-binding protein produces the protein MMNYAAGELADPAPPDSAAEPAPAAVAIAAHHLTAVRGPRTVLRGLDFTVQAGRITGLLGPSGCGKTTLMRAIVGTQAKVDGTLQVLGHPAGDPTLRSRIGYVTQAPSIYDDLTVRQNLDYFAAVLLPGRTHRQERRATVDRAIDDVDLASHADSLAGRLSGGQRSRVSLAVALLGTPELLVLDEPTVGLDPVLRRDLWNLFHQIAADRGTTLLVSSHVMDEAERCHRLLLMREGEILADDTPEALRRRNDTATVEEAFLHLVDSANIRAAQEEPRP, from the coding sequence ATGATGAATTACGCGGCGGGTGAGCTCGCCGACCCCGCGCCCCCCGACTCCGCGGCCGAGCCCGCGCCCGCAGCCGTCGCCATCGCCGCGCACCACCTCACCGCCGTCCGAGGCCCCCGCACCGTCCTCCGCGGCCTCGACTTCACCGTCCAGGCCGGCCGCATCACCGGCCTCCTCGGCCCCTCGGGCTGCGGAAAGACCACCCTGATGCGCGCGATCGTCGGCACCCAGGCCAAGGTCGACGGCACCCTCCAGGTCCTCGGCCACCCCGCCGGCGACCCCACCCTCCGCTCCCGCATCGGCTACGTCACCCAGGCCCCCTCCATCTACGACGACCTCACCGTCCGCCAGAACCTCGACTACTTCGCCGCCGTCCTGCTCCCCGGCCGCACCCACCGCCAGGAACGCCGCGCCACCGTCGACCGGGCCATCGACGACGTCGACCTCGCCTCGCACGCCGACTCCCTCGCCGGCCGCCTCTCCGGAGGCCAGCGCAGCCGCGTCTCCCTCGCCGTCGCCCTCCTCGGCACCCCCGAACTCCTCGTCCTCGACGAACCCACCGTCGGCCTCGACCCCGTCCTCCGCCGCGACCTGTGGAACCTCTTCCACCAGATCGCCGCCGACCGCGGCACGACCCTCCTCGTCTCCTCCCACGTCATGGACGAGGCCGAACGCTGCCACCGCCTCCTCCTCATGCGCGAGGGCGAGATCCTCGCCGACGACACCCCCGAGGCCCTCCGCCGACGCAACGACACCGCCACCGTCGAAGAGGCCTTCCTCCACCTCGTCGACTCCGCGAACATCCGAGCCGCCCAAGAGGAGCCCCGACCGTGA
- a CDS encoding ABC transporter permease, producing MNPARTLATAARVLRQLRHDPRSIALMLLVPCVMLFLLRYVFDGSPGTFDNIGASLLGIFPLITMFLVTSIATLRERTSGTLERLLAMPLGKADLLAGYALAFGLLAVVQSALATGLAVWFLGLDVIGSPWLLLLVALLDALLGTALGLFVSAFAASEFQAVQFMPAVIFPQLLLCGLFTPRENMAPALEAISNVLPMSYAVDGMNEVLRHPDITPDFVRDALVVAGCALLVLALGAATLRRRTA from the coding sequence GTGAACCCGGCCCGCACCCTCGCCACCGCCGCCCGCGTCCTGCGTCAGCTGCGCCACGACCCCCGCTCGATCGCCCTGATGCTCCTCGTCCCGTGCGTGATGCTCTTCCTGCTCCGCTACGTCTTCGACGGAAGCCCCGGCACCTTCGACAACATCGGCGCCTCACTCCTCGGCATCTTCCCCCTCATCACGATGTTCCTGGTGACCTCCATCGCGACCCTCCGCGAACGCACCTCCGGCACTCTCGAACGCCTCCTCGCCATGCCCCTCGGCAAGGCCGACCTCCTCGCCGGCTACGCCCTCGCCTTCGGACTCCTCGCCGTCGTCCAGTCCGCCCTCGCCACCGGCCTCGCCGTCTGGTTCCTCGGCCTCGACGTCATCGGCTCCCCCTGGCTCCTCCTCCTGGTCGCCCTCCTCGACGCCCTCCTCGGCACCGCCCTCGGCCTCTTCGTCTCCGCCTTCGCCGCCTCCGAGTTCCAGGCCGTCCAGTTCATGCCGGCCGTGATCTTCCCCCAGCTCCTCCTCTGCGGCCTCTTCACCCCACGCGAGAACATGGCCCCCGCCCTCGAAGCGATCTCGAACGTCCTCCCGATGTCGTACGCCGTCGACGGCATGAACGAAGTCCTCCGGCACCCCGACATCACCCCCGACTTCGTCCGCGATGCCCTCGTCGTCGCAGGCTGCGCCCTCCTCGTCCTCGCCCTCGGCGCGGCCACCCTCCGCCGCCGCACCGCATGA
- the proC gene encoding pyrroline-5-carboxylate reductase — protein MTQTVAVLGTGKIGEALLSGMIRAGWRPANLLVTTRRSERAEELRDRYGVETVTNAEAAKRADTLILAVKPQDMGRLLDELAPHVAADRLIISAAAGIPTSFIEDRLTTGTPVVRVMPNTPVLVDEGMSVISAGSHATPAHLAHTEEIFGGVGKTLRVPESQQDAATALSGSGPAYFYFLVEAMTDAGILLGLPRAQAHDLIVQAAIGAAVMLRDSGEHPVKLREAVTSPAGTTISAIRELENHGVRAALIAALEAARDRSRELASGNS, from the coding sequence ATGACCCAGACCGTCGCAGTCCTCGGCACCGGCAAGATCGGTGAAGCGCTCCTCAGCGGCATGATCCGTGCCGGCTGGCGCCCCGCGAACCTCCTCGTCACCACCCGCCGCTCCGAACGCGCCGAGGAGCTCCGCGACCGCTACGGCGTCGAGACCGTCACCAACGCCGAGGCCGCCAAGCGCGCCGACACCCTCATCCTGGCCGTCAAGCCCCAGGACATGGGCCGGCTCCTCGACGAACTGGCCCCCCACGTCGCCGCCGACCGCCTGATCATCAGCGCCGCCGCCGGCATCCCCACCTCCTTCATCGAGGACCGCCTCACCACCGGCACCCCCGTCGTCCGCGTCATGCCCAACACCCCCGTCCTGGTCGACGAAGGCATGTCCGTCATCTCGGCCGGCAGCCACGCCACCCCCGCGCACCTCGCCCACACCGAGGAGATCTTCGGCGGCGTCGGCAAGACCCTCCGCGTCCCCGAGTCCCAGCAGGACGCGGCCACCGCCCTCTCCGGCTCCGGCCCCGCGTACTTCTACTTCCTCGTCGAGGCCATGACCGACGCCGGCATCCTCCTCGGCCTGCCCCGCGCCCAGGCCCACGACCTGATCGTCCAGGCCGCCATCGGCGCCGCCGTGATGCTCCGCGACAGCGGCGAACACCCCGTCAAGCTCCGCGAGGCCGTCACCTCCCCGGCAGGCACCACCATCAGCGCCATCCGCGAGCTCGAGAACCACGGCGTCCGCGCCGCCCTCATCGCCGCCCTCGAAGCCGCCCGCGACCGCAGCCGCGAACTCGCCTCCGGCAACAGCTGA
- a CDS encoding cysteine hydrolase family protein, protein MEITENAALVVVDVQKGFEEEFWGKRNNPAAEENIAALIDLWQETGRPVVFVRHDSVEGSRSPLRVGYEGNAFKDFVEERRGKGRGPELLVTKSVNSAFYGEPSLDGWLSGQEIAQIVIVGIQTNMCNETTARMGGNLGYEVVFPLDAMHTFDLEGPFGWSRSADELTQATAVSLHGGRFAKVVTTEEVVKGASVGVR, encoded by the coding sequence ATGGAGATCACGGAGAACGCAGCGCTGGTTGTCGTCGACGTACAGAAGGGCTTCGAGGAGGAGTTCTGGGGGAAGCGGAACAATCCGGCCGCCGAGGAGAACATCGCGGCTCTGATCGACCTGTGGCAGGAGACGGGGCGGCCGGTCGTGTTCGTGCGGCACGACTCGGTGGAGGGGTCGCGTTCGCCGCTGCGGGTGGGGTACGAGGGGAACGCGTTCAAGGACTTCGTGGAGGAGCGGCGTGGGAAGGGCAGGGGTCCGGAGCTGCTGGTGACGAAGAGCGTGAACTCGGCCTTCTACGGGGAGCCGTCGCTGGACGGGTGGCTGTCCGGGCAGGAGATCGCGCAGATCGTGATCGTCGGGATCCAGACGAACATGTGCAACGAGACCACGGCGCGTATGGGCGGGAACCTCGGGTACGAGGTGGTGTTCCCGCTGGACGCGATGCACACGTTCGATCTGGAGGGGCCGTTCGGCTGGTCGCGGAGCGCGGATGAGCTGACGCAGGCGACGGCCGTGTCCCTGCACGGGGGACGGTTCGCGAAGGTCGTGACGACGGAGGAGGTCGTGAAGGGGGCGTCGGTCGGGGTTCGGTGA
- a CDS encoding helix-turn-helix domain-containing protein, whose product MTAIDGLLPLVQPVPQTPAPRPQRIALLSFPGIRAFDVSVITEVWGSDRTLRGIPPFELRRTAADPNTPIPLRGGLSLTPDRPLTWLDGLTPTDLVLVPGIEDPDSDIPAPVLDSLRRAHTTGIPVASLCAGAFVLARAGLLDGRRAVTHWHLATTLAARHPAIQVEPDALFVEDTGIWTSAGTAAGIDLCLHLVRTAHGAEAAAAIARAMVTAPFRTGTQAQFIEHPTPRADRDADTLADIRAHALAHLDEPHTVATLAARAGMSPRSFARHFQATTGTTPLHWLITQRVAAAQKLLELTDHPLPEVARRAGFGSEVTMRQHFASHLATSPRDYRNAFRHPAGNSPIAR is encoded by the coding sequence ATGACAGCGATCGATGGTTTACTGCCACTTGTGCAGCCCGTGCCGCAGACCCCCGCACCCCGCCCCCAGCGCATCGCCCTCCTCTCCTTCCCGGGCATCCGCGCCTTCGACGTCTCCGTCATCACCGAGGTCTGGGGCAGCGACCGCACCCTCCGCGGCATCCCACCCTTCGAACTCCGCAGGACAGCCGCCGACCCGAACACCCCCATCCCGCTGCGCGGCGGTCTCTCCCTCACCCCCGACCGCCCCCTCACCTGGCTCGACGGCCTCACCCCCACCGACCTGGTCCTCGTCCCCGGCATCGAGGACCCCGACTCCGACATCCCGGCCCCGGTCCTCGACTCCCTCCGCCGCGCCCACACCACGGGCATCCCGGTCGCCTCGCTCTGCGCCGGCGCGTTCGTACTCGCCCGCGCCGGACTCCTCGACGGCCGCCGCGCCGTCACCCACTGGCACCTGGCCACGACCCTCGCCGCCCGCCATCCCGCGATCCAGGTCGAACCCGACGCCCTCTTCGTCGAGGACACCGGCATCTGGACCTCCGCCGGCACCGCCGCCGGTATCGACCTCTGCCTCCACCTCGTCCGCACCGCCCACGGAGCCGAAGCAGCCGCCGCCATCGCCCGCGCGATGGTCACCGCGCCCTTCCGCACCGGCACCCAGGCCCAGTTCATCGAACACCCCACCCCCCGCGCCGACCGCGACGCCGACACCCTCGCCGACATCCGGGCCCACGCCCTCGCCCACCTCGACGAGCCCCACACCGTCGCGACCCTGGCCGCCCGCGCCGGCATGTCGCCCCGCTCCTTCGCCCGCCACTTCCAAGCCACCACCGGAACCACCCCCCTGCACTGGCTCATCACCCAGCGCGTCGCCGCCGCTCAGAAACTCCTCGAACTCACCGACCACCCCCTCCCCGAGGTGGCCCGCCGCGCGGGCTTCGGCAGCGAGGTGACGATGCGTCAGCACTTCGCCTCGCACCTCGCCACCAGCCCACGCGACTACCGCAACGCCTTCCGTCACCCCGCGGGCAACAGCCCGATCGCCCGATAG
- the trpS gene encoding tryptophan--tRNA ligase has product MTRIFSGVKPTGHLTLGNYLGAVRRWVEVDQHRAEALFSVVDLHALTVEHDPARVRRLSRQAATLLLAAGLDPKLCTLFVQSHVDEHARLSYLLECTATDGELRRMIQYKEKSVQARAAGQSVRLSLLTYPVLMAADILAYGADEVPVGEDQTQHVELTRDLAVRFNQRYGHTFTVPRATRPEVAARVMDLQDPTSKMGKSHANGAGIVYLLDDAETVRRKIMRAVTDSGRDVEYDREGRPGVANLLDLMAAATGGNPEALAGVYETYGSLKKDTADAVVELLRPLRERHAELAADPGYVDQVLRDGALRARETARPLVDRAYRAIGLLPAG; this is encoded by the coding sequence ATGACGAGGATCTTCAGCGGGGTCAAGCCGACCGGGCATCTGACGCTGGGCAACTACCTCGGGGCCGTACGACGGTGGGTCGAGGTCGATCAGCACCGGGCGGAGGCGCTGTTCAGCGTCGTCGACCTGCACGCGCTGACCGTGGAGCACGATCCGGCGCGGGTGCGGCGGCTCAGTCGGCAGGCGGCCACGCTGTTGCTGGCCGCTGGGCTCGATCCGAAGCTGTGCACCCTGTTCGTACAGAGTCATGTGGACGAGCACGCGCGGCTGTCGTACCTGCTCGAGTGCACCGCCACGGACGGCGAGCTGCGGCGGATGATCCAGTACAAGGAGAAGAGCGTCCAGGCGCGGGCCGCGGGCCAGAGTGTGCGGCTGTCCCTGCTGACGTATCCGGTGCTGATGGCGGCGGACATCCTGGCCTACGGGGCCGATGAGGTGCCGGTGGGTGAGGACCAGACGCAGCATGTGGAGCTCACTCGGGACCTGGCGGTGCGGTTCAACCAGCGCTACGGGCACACGTTCACGGTGCCGCGGGCGACGCGGCCCGAGGTGGCGGCGCGGGTCATGGACCTTCAGGACCCCACGTCGAAGATGGGGAAGTCGCACGCGAACGGGGCCGGGATCGTCTATCTGCTCGACGATGCGGAGACCGTGCGCCGGAAGATCATGCGGGCCGTCACCGACAGCGGGCGGGACGTGGAGTACGACCGGGAGGGCAGGCCGGGCGTCGCGAATCTCCTCGATCTGATGGCCGCCGCGACGGGTGGGAACCCCGAGGCGCTGGCCGGTGTATATGAGACGTACGGATCGTTGAAGAAGGACACGGCGGACGCGGTCGTCGAGCTGCTGAGGCCCCTGCGGGAGCGGCATGCCGAGCTCGCGGCGGACCCCGGATATGTGGATCAGGTGCTACGGGACGGGGCCCTGCGGGCCCGGGAGACGGCGCGGCCCTTGGTGGATCGGGCCTATCGGGCGATCGGGCTGTTGCCCGCGGGGTGA